In Pristiophorus japonicus isolate sPriJap1 unplaced genomic scaffold, sPriJap1.hap1 HAP1_SCAFFOLD_2546, whole genome shotgun sequence, the genomic window CGCAGCCAATTTCGTACCCAAATTATCGCCGCCCCTTCAATACCAAGTGCTCTCCAGCACGCTGACAGAGACTGcttcaaacacacacagacagacagactcaGTTACACCCTGTTTggcaaggggggtgggggggggggggggggtcatgggtCAGGGGTCATGGCCTTACCCAGTTTTCTCTCCGAATACCGTGTGGAGCTGGGACTCGGGGAATTCGCGGAGCTGCCCCATGTACTCGATGTTCAGGAGCTGTGAGATGGACTCCCCCAGCTTCCCGCCGAGATTGCGTCTGAAACAAGAACAAGACGGgagatcaagaacagtcagcaggcGTGAAGCTACCCCCTGGCCGAATAGctcaggaggggtgggggaggtagcCTGAAGGCTCGAGCCAGAGAATACTGCCAGGTTCGCGGGCAAGGGTCTATTCTCCAGACCTACACTGGGCTCCAGGTGTGTGAGGTGAGGCAGTGACACTCAAGAGATATTCAACTACAGGGCCATCGCAGCTCagactgaccctctttccacacgagacactcgctctctctttctgggcTTTACCCTGACTATACCCAGGATCCCCTCACACCCCGCCCAGCACCCAGGGGTGCCTCATGACATACCCCCGCCGTCGCCCAGCACCGAGGGAGAGGGGATGACCCCTGGCCTCAGAGCCTCCTGGTGGTGTGAATCAGCCAGTGCTCCCGGTGCAGCGCCCTCTGCTGGCAGGCGTGTCGGCACTGGGACAGGGCTCcctctgctgcccccccccccccctcactggccATGCGGGAtattacaggccattcggcccatcctcacCCAGAAACAGCGCACAGTCCTGTGGCTCCCCAGATAGTTCGGGGCTTTTAACCTCTGCCACACAAGTCGCAGTCCGTTCCACGTCTCCATCACTCTCCCACGGGAAGCAAATCTGCTCAGTATTACTCCTCGAGTTTACCATTCCCCGGTTTGACCCAGTGCGCTGGGCGTGGTTTGGTCCAAATTAAAATTCCCGCTCTACCGTTTCATTCTTGACAACTTCCCGATCCGCACAATACCAGAGCTCGGAACCCAGCCGCTGAAACTCCGGGGCGACCAACGATGGCCGGAGTGGATTAGCGAAGGGCCGTCAGTGTGTGGGGAGCCTCGGCAGCCCAGGGCACGCAGAGGGTGAGCGGGGGGCGTGCGAGCGAGCGGGgggcagagcgagcgaggggggggcagagagagcgagggggagagggagcgagggggatagagcgagcgagggggggtcagagcgagcggggggcagagcgagcgaggggggggcggagagagcgaggggggggcagagagagcgaggggggggcagagagagcgaggggggggcagagagagcgagggggggacagagcgagggagggggacagagcgagcgagggggacagagcgagcgagggggacagagcgagcgagggggacagagcgagcgagggggacagagcgagcgagggggacagagcgagcgagggggacagagcgagcgagggggacagagagagcgagggggacagagagagcgagggggacagagagagcgagggggacagagagagcgagggggacagagagagcgagggggacagagagagcgagggggacagagagagcgagggggacagagagagcgagggggacagagcgagcgagggggacagagagagcgagggggacagagagagcgagggggacagagcgagcgagggggatagagcgagggggtagagcgagcgagggggatagagagagcgagggggacagagcgagcgagggggacagagcgagcgagggggatagagcgagcgagggggatagagcgagcgagggggatagagcgagggggatagagcgagcgagggggatagagcgagcgagggggatagagcgagcgagggggatagagcgagcgagggggatagagcgagggggatagagcgagcgagggggatagagcgagcgagggggatagagcgagcgaggggggatagagagagcgagggggatagagcgagggggatagagcgagcgagggggacagagcgagcgagggggacagagcgagcgagggggatagagcgagcgaggggggcagagcgagcgagggggatagagcgagcgagggggacagagcgagcgagggggatagagcgagcgagggggatagagcgagggggacagagcgagcgagggggatagagcgagcgagggggggataGAGCGAGGGGGGGAtagagcgagggggatagagcgagcgagggggacagagcgagcgagggggacagagcgagcgagggggggatagagcgagggggatagagcgagcgagggggaca contains:
- the LOC139247080 gene encoding uncharacterized protein isoform X1, translated to METWNGLRLVWQRLKAPNYLGSHRTVRCFWTQSRREAGGVHLTAPEHRVHGAAPRIPRVPAPHGIRRENWVKHWLLQLATELGERLSQDREQNKRVGKQLSVGCDWRGTERPPASPGAAPCHSTEHRGLPEMPSH